A stretch of the Heterodontus francisci isolate sHetFra1 chromosome 10, sHetFra1.hap1, whole genome shotgun sequence genome encodes the following:
- the ndp gene encoding LOW QUALITY PROTEIN: norrin (The sequence of the model RefSeq protein was modified relative to this genomic sequence to represent the inferred CDS: inserted 2 bases in 1 codon), protein MVLFSQCEEHCGHTSRSESLISFSVVLKQPFRFVCECCKPXKLKAVLLHGANGKKLTATYWYILSCSCEECN, encoded by the exons ATGGTGCTTTTCTCCCAGTGTGAAGAACACTGTGGTCACACCTCCAGATCGGAATCCCTTATCTCATTCAGTGTTGTCCTGAAACAACCATTCAGGTTTGTATGTGAATGCTGCAAACC AAAACTAAAGGCAGTGCTGTTGCATGGTGCAAATGGAAAAAAACTGACAGCTACTTACTGGTACATACTATCCTGTAGCTGTGAAGAATGCAATTAA